One genomic region from Candidatus Omnitrophota bacterium encodes:
- a CDS encoding O-acetyl-ADP-ribose deacetylase, which yields MSEIIIKQGDITNEDVDVIVNAANTRLAGGGGVDGAIHRAAGPQVMEECRKIGSCPTGEAVMTTAGRLRARNIIHTAGPVWHGGDSNEAVKLTSCYENSFRIARENGLRSIAFPAISTGIYGYPIEKATWIAIEEGLRHRQQFDRIVYVCYSRDDLKVYEKVYEQLLKAGK from the coding sequence ATGAGCGAGATAATCATAAAGCAGGGTGATATCACTAACGAGGACGTGGATGTGATCGTGAACGCCGCCAATACCAGGCTGGCCGGGGGAGGCGGAGTGGACGGCGCCATACACAGGGCCGCAGGACCGCAGGTCATGGAAGAATGCCGAAAGATAGGTTCATGTCCCACGGGGGAGGCGGTCATGACCACCGCCGGCAGGCTCAGGGCCAGGAATATCATACATACGGCCGGGCCGGTGTGGCACGGCGGGGACAGTAATGAGGCCGTGAAACTCACCTCGTGTTACGAGAACAGTTTCCGTATTGCCAGGGAGAACGGTCTCAGGTCAATAGCCTTTCCCGCCATTAGTACGGGCATTTACGGCTATCCTATCGAGAAGGCCACCTGGATAGCCATTGAGGAGGGGCTGCGCCACAGGCAGCAGTTCGACAGGATTGTATATGTCTGTTATAGCCGGGACGACCTTAAGGTTTACGAAAAGGTTTACGAGCAACTTTTAAAGGCCGGCAAATGA
- the waaF gene encoding lipopolysaccharide heptosyltransferase II, with protein sequence MMRKRLDRILLSRTDRLGDVVLSTPVIRRLRELYPDSYIAMMVRPENRGVIGNNPHLDEIIVYDKYGFDKSFLATLRFAMRLRKKNFDAAIALHPTNRAHLIFFLAGIPERIGYDRNLAFLLTKKIPHRKQKGEKHEAELNLDLMREAGFDVTGADRHPYIITSDNDKRLVDSMWQDRKLSQKVIALHVGASCPSKRWPVERFALLADRLYKDTGSDIVLVGGDETASFSARVCSQMQTPAVDMTGMLIIGELAEFLSRCRLFISNDSGPVHVSVAVGTPVVAIFGRKDPGLAPLRWGPLGAKDQVLHRDVGCDICHAHNCRKDFACLKAITVEDAYEAAMRILAP encoded by the coding sequence ATGATGAGGAAGCGTCTTGACAGGATCCTCCTTTCAAGGACTGACAGGCTGGGGGACGTTGTGCTTTCCACCCCCGTGATACGGAGGCTGCGGGAACTTTACCCGGATTCCTATATAGCGATGATGGTAAGGCCCGAGAACCGCGGCGTTATAGGGAATAACCCCCATCTTGATGAGATCATCGTTTACGACAAGTACGGGTTCGACAAAAGCTTTCTGGCGACCTTGAGGTTCGCTATGCGCCTGCGCAAAAAGAATTTTGATGCAGCCATAGCCCTGCATCCGACGAACCGGGCGCATCTTATTTTTTTTCTGGCGGGCATACCCGAGAGGATCGGCTACGACAGGAACCTTGCGTTCCTTTTGACGAAGAAGATACCCCACCGGAAGCAAAAGGGCGAAAAACATGAGGCTGAACTGAACCTGGATCTTATGCGCGAGGCCGGTTTTGATGTTACCGGTGCGGACAGACACCCCTATATAATAACTTCCGACAACGATAAACGGCTCGTCGATTCAATGTGGCAGGACCGGAAGCTTTCGCAAAAGGTGATAGCCCTTCATGTCGGAGCGAGCTGCCCGTCGAAACGGTGGCCCGTTGAGAGGTTCGCTCTGCTTGCCGACAGGTTGTATAAAGATACCGGTTCTGATATCGTGCTTGTGGGAGGGGATGAAACCGCTTCGTTCAGTGCACGCGTTTGTTCGCAGATGCAAACCCCGGCTGTTGATATGACCGGTATGCTCATTATTGGCGAACTTGCCGAATTCCTTTCAAGATGCAGGCTCTTTATTTCCAATGATTCCGGTCCCGTTCATGTCTCCGTGGCCGTGGGCACGCCTGTTGTCGCGATCTTCGGGCGCAAGGATCCGGGCCTTGCTCCTCTCAGGTGGGGGCCGCTGGGCGCAAAAGACCAGGTCCTTCACAGGGACGTGGGCTGTGATATATGCCATGCGCATAATTGCCGGAAGGATTTCGCATGTCTCAAGGCGATCACCGTTGAAGATGCTTACGAGGCCGCGATGCGAATTCTGGCCCCGTGA
- the trxA gene encoding thioredoxin, translated as MEIMVNDANFKEVVLESDVPVLVDFWAEWCGPCRMIAPLVEEIAKEYQGRVKVCKMNVEEAQSTASEYGIMNIPTLIVFKGGQIAEKVIGVVPKSDIVSRLDRHL; from the coding sequence ATGGAGATCATGGTAAATGACGCCAATTTCAAGGAAGTGGTTCTTGAGTCCGATGTGCCGGTGCTTGTGGATTTCTGGGCAGAGTGGTGCGGTCCCTGCAGGATGATAGCTCCCCTGGTGGAGGAGATAGCCAAGGAATACCAGGGCAGGGTTAAAGTCTGCAAGATGAACGTAGAAGAAGCGCAGAGCACCGCTTCCGAATACGGTATAATGAATATCCCGACCCTTATCGTTTTCAAGGGCGGTCAGATCGCGGAGAAGGTCATAGGTGTAGTGCCCAAGAGCGACATCGTTTCCAGGCTGGATAGACATCTTTGA
- the rfaE1 gene encoding D-glycero-beta-D-manno-heptose-7-phosphate kinase translates to MEGYDSSVLLDAVRQFSDKKVMVLGDLLLDRYVYGKVSRISPEAPIPVLLVDREDDYRPGGGCNVSNNLAKLGAEVYLVGVIGMDSEDGEFKRTEKLKKLLREENINIDGVFEDPERQTIMKTRVMAHHHPHHQQIVRVDREDVHEISDAFRDKIKGYIEKNIGRMDALIIEDYGKGLITKSLLGDIIDIARKNKVMVSVDPKENHFDLYRNVSVITPNRDEAGKAAGLVLDDIGKIKQGGSKLLDLTAAEVVLITLGEEGMMLFRKGADPRHIPTVAQDVYDVSGAGDTVIGVYTLSCVSGADPVDAARLANCAAKIVVSKTGAYAVSKEELVEELKSKKE, encoded by the coding sequence GTGGAAGGATATGACAGTTCGGTTCTTTTGGATGCTGTTCGACAATTCAGTGACAAGAAGGTCATGGTGCTGGGAGACCTTCTTCTTGACAGGTATGTTTACGGCAAGGTTTCAAGGATATCCCCGGAAGCGCCGATACCGGTACTTCTGGTGGACCGTGAGGACGATTACCGTCCGGGGGGCGGTTGCAACGTGTCAAACAACCTGGCGAAGCTGGGCGCGGAAGTTTATCTTGTAGGCGTCATAGGAATGGATTCCGAGGACGGCGAGTTCAAAAGGACCGAGAAGCTCAAGAAGCTGCTCCGGGAGGAGAATATCAATATCGACGGTGTTTTCGAGGATCCCGAGAGGCAGACCATAATGAAAACGCGCGTTATGGCGCATCATCATCCTCATCATCAGCAGATCGTGAGAGTGGATAGGGAGGATGTTCATGAGATATCCGACGCTTTTCGCGACAAGATAAAAGGATACATAGAAAAGAACATTGGCCGGATGGATGCACTTATCATCGAGGATTACGGAAAGGGGCTTATAACCAAGTCGCTTCTTGGGGATATCATTGATATCGCCAGGAAGAACAAGGTGATGGTTTCGGTCGATCCCAAGGAGAACCATTTCGATCTTTACAGGAACGTCAGCGTTATAACGCCGAACCGTGATGAGGCCGGTAAGGCCGCCGGTCTGGTGCTGGATGATATCGGCAAGATTAAGCAAGGCGGCAGCAAGCTCCTTGATCTTACGGCCGCGGAGGTCGTGCTGATAACCCTGGGGGAGGAGGGGATGATGCTTTTCCGGAAGGGCGCCGACCCCAGGCATATACCCACGGTCGCGCAGGATGTTTATGACGTTTCCGGCGCCGGGGACACGGTGATAGGGGTCTACACGCTTTCCTGCGTAAGCGGCGCGGATCCGGTGGATGCCGCCCGCTTGGCCAATTGCGCGGCGAAGATAGTGGTCTCCAAAACGGGAGCTTACGCGGTCAGCAAAGAGGAATTGGTTGAAGAACTAAAGTCTAAAAAGGAGTGA
- the kdsB gene encoding 3-deoxy-manno-octulosonate cytidylyltransferase: MKVAAVIPARWGSTRLKGKILADINGKPMIQHVWERVCKAHEVDEVVIAVDKERVFKTAESFGARTVFTSPEQPSGTDRLAEVASTVDADIYINVQADEPLVHPMMVDSLAQVFKYERNVQMATLIKRIHSGEEIISPDVVKVVVDRKGFALYFSRSPIPYIREKDTGGGAFSPEFRDVSGSYYKHIGLYSYTKDFLFTYTNLPKSTLEIDEKLEQLRALEHGYKIMTVETHYDTIGVDTQEDLEKVRDLLRGGHPQSGTKI; encoded by the coding sequence ATGAAAGTTGCGGCTGTAATACCGGCAAGGTGGGGTTCAACAAGGCTCAAGGGCAAGATCCTGGCGGACATTAACGGAAAACCCATGATCCAGCATGTCTGGGAAAGGGTCTGCAAGGCGCATGAGGTCGATGAAGTGGTGATCGCCGTCGACAAGGAACGCGTTTTCAAGACGGCCGAATCCTTCGGCGCGAGGACGGTGTTCACTTCTCCCGAACAGCCCTCGGGAACCGACCGCTTAGCGGAGGTCGCAAGCACCGTTGACGCGGACATCTACATAAACGTGCAGGCGGATGAGCCCCTGGTGCACCCGATGATGGTCGATTCTCTGGCGCAGGTATTCAAGTATGAACGTAACGTGCAGATGGCGACCCTTATCAAGAGGATACATTCCGGGGAAGAGATAATCAGTCCTGATGTGGTCAAGGTGGTGGTGGACAGAAAGGGCTTCGCTCTTTATTTTTCAAGGAGCCCCATACCCTATATCCGCGAGAAGGATACCGGAGGGGGAGCTTTTTCTCCCGAGTTCCGGGATGTCAGCGGCAGTTATTACAAACATATAGGTCTTTATTCCTATACGAAGGATTTCCTTTTCACCTATACCAATCTTCCCAAGTCGACTCTCGAGATCGACGAAAAACTGGAGCAGCTCAGGGCGCTGGAACACGGTTACAAGATCATGACAGTGGAGACGCATTACGACACGATCGGCGTGGATACTCAGGAGGACCTTGAAAAGGTGAGAGATCTCCTGCGCGGCGGTCACCCACAAAGCGGGACAAAGATATGA
- the kdsA gene encoding 3-deoxy-8-phosphooctulonate synthase — MNTRTVKIGKIEVGKARPLALIAGPCVIESRESALRHAEELKRITEKCGIPFIFKSSYDKANRSSVNSFRGPGLEDGLRVLKEIREKLDIPVLTDVHEVSEVATVGEVADVLQIPAFLCRQTDLLLEAAGTGKPVNVKKGQFMSPAEMDNVVGKIESTGNKNILLTERGSTFGYNMLVNDFRGMVQMGQTGYPVVYDATHSVQMPGGKGASSGGDSRYVMPLSKAAVAVGCDALFVEVHEEPEKALSDGPNMLRLSDLEGFIDQIRKIEKAVR, encoded by the coding sequence ATGAATACAAGGACAGTGAAAATAGGAAAGATCGAGGTCGGTAAAGCCAGGCCTCTTGCGCTTATTGCCGGGCCGTGCGTGATAGAGTCAAGAGAGAGCGCCCTAAGGCACGCCGAAGAACTGAAGAGAATCACCGAAAAATGCGGGATACCTTTCATATTCAAGTCCAGCTATGACAAGGCCAACAGAAGTTCGGTCAATTCTTTCAGGGGCCCGGGGCTCGAAGATGGCCTCAGGGTGCTCAAGGAGATCAGGGAGAAGTTAGATATTCCCGTTCTCACCGATGTGCATGAGGTTTCGGAAGTGGCGACCGTCGGTGAAGTGGCCGATGTTCTGCAGATACCGGCTTTCCTTTGCAGGCAGACGGATCTTTTGCTGGAGGCTGCCGGAACGGGAAAGCCCGTCAATGTGAAAAAGGGCCAGTTCATGTCGCCTGCCGAGATGGATAATGTCGTTGGCAAGATCGAGTCAACGGGCAATAAGAACATACTGCTTACCGAAAGGGGGAGCACTTTCGGATATAACATGCTCGTCAACGATTTCAGGGGTATGGTCCAGATGGGGCAGACAGGTTACCCGGTGGTATACGACGCGACACATTCGGTGCAGATGCCCGGTGGGAAGGGTGCCTCCAGCGGAGGGGACTCCAGGTATGTTATGCCTCTTTCCAAGGCGGCCGTCGCCGTAGGCTGTGACGCGCTTTTTGTCGAAGTGCACGAGGAGCCCGAAAAAGCGCTGAGCGACGGACCCAACATGCTGCGGCTCTCGGACCTTGAAGGGTTCATAGACCAGATCAGAAAAATAGAAAAAGCGGTAAGGTGA
- a CDS encoding KpsF/GutQ family sugar-phosphate isomerase has product MSIPSAKKVLMNESRAIAKIADKIDGTFEKVIRLLAKAKGRIIITGMGKPGFIAQKVSATMSSTGTPSLYLHPAEALHGDLGRVTRDDVLIAFSNSGETEEMVKLLPIIKKIGAKLVAITGNTGSTLAVNSDYVLDSSVKKEACPMGLAPTTSTTVMLALGDALAIALLERKNFQPRDFALYHPGGSLGKRLLLSVGDIMRPRKETPIVKKRDKVRDVLLKITKMRAGSASVVDSKGKLVGIFTDGDLRRHFDEGRDLVNCPVGEVMTKKPVTITADKLAAEAFEMLRDKKIDEIPVVDKKGCPVGILDVQDILKAGLV; this is encoded by the coding sequence ATGAGCATACCAAGCGCTAAAAAAGTACTTATGAACGAGAGCAGGGCCATCGCGAAGATCGCCGATAAGATCGACGGTACTTTCGAAAAGGTTATCAGGCTTCTTGCAAAGGCGAAAGGGAGGATTATAATAACCGGGATGGGCAAGCCGGGTTTCATCGCGCAGAAGGTTTCGGCGACCATGTCCTCGACGGGGACGCCGTCTCTCTATCTCCATCCGGCCGAGGCTCTTCACGGTGACCTGGGCAGGGTTACCCGGGACGATGTCCTCATAGCCTTCTCCAACAGCGGGGAAACCGAAGAGATGGTGAAACTGCTTCCCATAATCAAGAAGATAGGTGCTAAACTGGTGGCTATTACGGGCAACACCGGGTCCACCCTGGCGGTTAACAGTGACTATGTCCTGGACAGCTCCGTCAAGAAGGAAGCGTGTCCCATGGGACTTGCGCCTACTACGTCCACGACCGTTATGCTCGCTCTGGGAGACGCTCTTGCGATAGCTCTTCTTGAGAGGAAGAATTTCCAGCCCCGGGACTTCGCGCTGTATCATCCGGGCGGTTCGCTGGGAAAGAGGCTCCTTCTGAGCGTCGGTGACATAATGAGACCCAGGAAAGAAACCCCGATAGTCAAAAAACGGGATAAGGTGAGGGATGTGCTTCTTAAGATCACCAAAATGCGCGCGGGCAGCGCCAGTGTGGTGGATTCCAAGGGGAAGCTTGTAGGGATATTCACTGACGGCGACCTGAGAAGGCATTTCGACGAGGGCAGGGACCTTGTGAACTGTCCCGTCGGCGAGGTAATGACAAAAAAGCCCGTTACCATAACCGCGGACAAACTGGCCGCCGAGGCATTCGAGATGCTCAGGGATAAGAAGATAGACGAGATACCTGTCGTGGACAAGAAAGGATGTCCGGTCGGGATACTTGACGTTCAGGATATCCTCAAGGCCGGTCTGGTCTAG
- a CDS encoding HAD-IIIA family hydrolase, translating into MKEKFSPELIEKAKKIKLLVLDIDGVLTDGRIIYGNYGDEIKNFDVNDGLGMFLAMKSGIKCVILTAKASKVVTKRAKELKVDKVYQNFHYKIEALEKIRKKFKVSDEQICFMGDDLIDIPVLRRVGLAVCPPNAMEDVMHFVHFITEKRGGRGAVREVCDFLLKAQGSWSEVTKRYFND; encoded by the coding sequence ATGAAAGAGAAATTTTCACCCGAACTCATAGAAAAGGCGAAAAAGATAAAGCTCCTCGTGCTTGATATCGACGGTGTGCTTACGGACGGCAGGATAATCTACGGGAATTACGGTGACGAGATAAAGAATTTCGATGTCAATGACGGGCTGGGGATGTTCCTCGCCATGAAGTCGGGCATAAAGTGCGTCATACTCACTGCCAAGGCTTCCAAGGTCGTTACCAAACGCGCGAAAGAGCTTAAGGTTGATAAGGTCTACCAGAATTTTCATTATAAGATAGAGGCTCTTGAGAAGATACGGAAAAAGTTCAAGGTGAGCGACGAACAGATATGTTTCATGGGGGATGACCTGATAGACATACCTGTTCTTCGCCGGGTGGGCCTCGCTGTATGCCCCCCCAATGCTATGGAGGACGTCATGCATTTCGTGCATTTTATCACGGAAAAAAGGGGTGGCCGCGGAGCCGTCCGCGAGGTGTGTGATTTTCTTCTCAAGGCGCAGGGAAGCTGGAGCGAGGTCACAAAAAGGTATTTCAACGATTAG
- the queD gene encoding 6-carboxytetrahydropterin synthase QueD: MYKVKVTSHFSSAHNLRGYKGKCEDLHGHNWRVEVSAFSKELDELGMVVDFKELKAALGEVLGELDHSFLNDVEYFKRTNPTSENIARFIYQRMEELNPSLRIREVTVHETDTSSATYVKDR, translated from the coding sequence ATGTATAAGGTCAAAGTAACTTCACATTTCAGCAGCGCGCACAACCTGAGAGGATACAAGGGTAAGTGTGAGGATCTACACGGCCATAACTGGCGCGTTGAGGTCTCCGCTTTTTCCAAGGAACTTGATGAGCTGGGGATGGTGGTGGATTTCAAGGAGCTTAAAGCCGCGCTCGGAGAAGTTCTGGGAGAACTTGACCACAGTTTCCTCAATGACGTGGAATACTTTAAACGGACGAACCCGACATCCGAGAACATAGCAAGATTCATTTACCAGAGGATGGAGGAGCTGAACCCGTCATTGCGGATACGAGAGGTGACCGTCCACGAGACGGACACCTCCTCGGCGACGTATGTTAAGGACCGATAA
- the queC gene encoding 7-cyano-7-deazaguanine synthase QueC: MDKKAIVLLSGGLDSAVTLYMARRDYTPRALIFDYGQKALKELESAKRICDEAQVEYVLLKIDMPWKGSSLLDFSREVPSAGSGEETIPDTYVPARNIIFLSYGVSFAEASGSEAVFIGAHQLDYSNYPDCRGEFFDSFRQVLAKGTKSGQENSPVKIITPVLNKTKKEIVHAGHALNVPFEHTWSCYRQGDIPCGECESCVFRIKAFEQAGLSDPLMVKK, encoded by the coding sequence ATGGACAAAAAAGCGATAGTATTACTTTCGGGGGGATTGGATTCGGCGGTGACACTGTACATGGCCAGGCGGGATTATACCCCAAGAGCGCTTATATTCGATTACGGCCAGAAAGCCTTGAAGGAGCTGGAGTCGGCAAAAAGGATATGCGATGAGGCGCAGGTGGAATACGTCCTTCTTAAGATAGACATGCCCTGGAAGGGAAGTTCCCTCTTGGACTTTTCCAGAGAAGTGCCCAGCGCGGGCAGCGGCGAAGAAACGATCCCCGACACTTACGTTCCCGCCAGGAACATAATTTTTTTGAGCTACGGGGTATCTTTCGCCGAAGCCTCAGGATCCGAAGCGGTTTTTATAGGAGCACACCAGCTGGATTACTCGAATTATCCTGACTGCAGGGGCGAGTTCTTCGACAGTTTCCGGCAGGTCCTCGCCAAGGGGACAAAAAGCGGCCAGGAGAACAGCCCGGTAAAGATAATTACACCCGTTTTGAACAAGACAAAAAAAGAGATAGTCCACGCCGGGCACGCGCTAAATGTGCCGTTTGAACACACATGGTCGTGTTACAGGCAGGGCGACATTCCCTGCGGTGAGTGCGAGTCCTGCGTTTTCCGGATAAAGGCGTTCGAGCAGGCGGGTCTTTCGGATCCGCTTATGGTGAAGAAGTGA
- a CDS encoding radical SAM protein, with translation MEQAKISEIFLSYQGEGPLAGSRQLFVRFYGCNLDCSFCDTQLESYKSFTRESLLSKILDFEDDYNELALTGGEPLLHVDFLKEFLPVYKKHRSHRIYLETNGTLSDELAGVIDHVDIVAMDIKLPSSSGSGEKIFAAHGKFAGGVKDKELIVKAVVTDTTTMDDIKRMGEIIKLSAAGCKTVLQPVTPVNEDILEPDGEMLLFFKEYLKKDTGLDVMILGQLHHRLGIK, from the coding sequence ATGGAACAGGCAAAAATATCAGAGATATTCCTCTCTTACCAGGGGGAAGGGCCCCTCGCTGGCAGCCGTCAGCTTTTCGTGCGGTTCTACGGGTGTAATCTGGATTGCTCGTTCTGTGACACGCAGCTTGAAAGTTACAAGTCCTTTACCAGGGAATCGCTTTTAAGCAAGATACTGGATTTTGAGGACGACTATAACGAACTAGCCCTTACCGGAGGGGAACCGCTTCTGCACGTGGATTTCCTGAAAGAGTTCCTGCCTGTTTACAAAAAACACAGGAGCCACCGGATCTATCTGGAAACGAACGGGACGCTCAGCGATGAACTTGCCGGGGTGATCGATCATGTGGATATCGTTGCCATGGATATCAAGCTGCCGTCTTCCTCGGGCAGCGGCGAGAAGATATTCGCCGCGCATGGAAAGTTCGCCGGAGGCGTAAAGGATAAGGAGTTAATAGTAAAGGCGGTGGTGACGGATACGACCACCATGGATGACATAAAGCGCATGGGCGAGATCATCAAGCTTAGCGCGGCCGGCTGCAAGACGGTGCTTCAACCGGTAACCCCGGTCAATGAGGATATACTAGAGCCCGACGGGGAGATGCTCTTATTTTTCAAGGAATACCTTAAGAAGGATACGGGTCTGGATGTGATGATACTCGGCCAGCTTCACCACAGGCTGGGCATAAAATAA
- the queF gene encoding NADPH-dependent 7-cyano-7-deazaguanine reductase QueF, whose amino-acid sequence MNTRSSYEGLQENIRELDLPGIDVFGNKYPDREYTVRFDTTEFTCICPKTGLPDFAHIFIEYTPAESCLELKSFKEYLFAYRQTGIFHEHVVNRILEDLVRACSPVRMKVTGKFNTRGGITTTVEAEYEAR is encoded by the coding sequence ATGAACACGCGATCAAGTTATGAAGGGCTCCAGGAGAACATAAGAGAGCTTGATCTTCCGGGGATTGATGTTTTCGGGAACAAATACCCGGACAGGGAATACACCGTAAGGTTCGATACGACCGAATTCACCTGTATTTGCCCGAAGACGGGGCTTCCCGATTTCGCGCATATTTTCATAGAATACACCCCGGCGGAGAGCTGTCTTGAGCTAAAGTCCTTCAAGGAATACCTGTTCGCTTACCGTCAGACGGGTATTTTCCATGAACACGTCGTGAACCGCATACTGGAAGACCTTGTCAGGGCGTGTTCACCGGTCAGGATGAAAGTGACAGGTAAGTTCAACACAAGAGGCGGTATCACCACGACGGTCGAGGCGGAGTACGAGGCTAGATGA
- the lptC gene encoding LPS export ABC transporter periplasmic protein LptC produces MDTQKMEDENRGQKSGGRAYRSGSNIMRKNILITILVISLITTLWTWWYASRTQEALRQQLASVREEDEKGLEQKVYSFAIDGRSPKGVKQWHLEGNSAEIKGEDIHLNDLKAVAYGDDATVNLTSDKGIYNKEKGEVELIGDVDVVSDAGFTLNTDRARWSQTTKEIYTDAQVHITGKGVTAKGVGGRANSDEKWAILKEQVVVTMEPETRVDCDGPLEVSYKDNTAIFYNNVSVRDKDGKMYSDKLTVNIDPETQKLSQVVAEGNVKVKRGKSYTISEKAIYTDSTKHAQLLGRPRVIIDPEQLTEMENSGGFSGMFAGEGTKASAENTGSTQP; encoded by the coding sequence ATGGATACACAAAAGATGGAAGACGAAAATAGAGGACAAAAATCGGGCGGTCGAGCATACCGCTCCGGGAGTAACATAATGCGAAAGAACATACTCATCACGATACTGGTGATCTCACTGATCACGACCTTATGGACCTGGTGGTACGCCAGCAGGACGCAGGAGGCTCTTCGCCAGCAACTGGCTTCGGTCAGAGAAGAGGACGAGAAAGGTCTCGAACAGAAGGTATACTCCTTCGCCATAGACGGCAGGAGCCCCAAGGGGGTGAAGCAGTGGCACCTTGAGGGCAATTCCGCGGAGATAAAGGGAGAGGACATACACCTTAATGACCTTAAGGCGGTCGCCTACGGAGACGACGCGACGGTCAACCTGACCAGCGATAAAGGCATCTACAACAAGGAAAAAGGCGAAGTGGAGCTCATAGGGGACGTTGACGTGGTCTCCGACGCCGGGTTCACCCTGAATACTGACAGGGCCAGGTGGTCGCAGACCACCAAAGAAATATACACCGATGCGCAGGTCCATATAACCGGTAAAGGCGTGACCGCGAAAGGTGTGGGCGGCAGGGCCAATTCCGACGAAAAATGGGCTATACTGAAGGAACAGGTGGTAGTCACCATGGAGCCGGAGACCAGAGTGGACTGCGACGGACCGCTGGAGGTGAGCTACAAGGATAATACCGCGATCTTTTACAATAATGTCAGCGTAAGGGATAAGGACGGGAAAATGTACTCCGATAAACTTACGGTGAACATAGATCCCGAAACGCAGAAACTCTCGCAGGTAGTGGCAGAAGGAAACGTCAAGGTCAAAAGAGGAAAAAGCTACACTATCAGCGAGAAGGCTATTTACACCGATAGCACGAAACACGCGCAGCTACTGGGCAGGCCCAGGGTGATAATAGACCCGGAACAGCTCACGGAAATGGAGAATTCCGGGGGTTTTAGCGGCATGTTCGCTGGGGAGGGTACCAAGGCATCGGCAGAGAACACGGGAAGCACTCAACCGTAG